Within Topomyia yanbarensis strain Yona2022 chromosome 2, ASM3024719v1, whole genome shotgun sequence, the genomic segment CCCTAATATGTACTTACAATTGCCTtactcagaaaatttcaataacaacCTTCTTTTCAACAAACTTTCAGCGAAGCCGAGGATTCGGGTTCATCACGTTTCAGGAACCAAACAGCGTAGATAAAGTTCTCCAAGTGCCAATCCACACACTGGATGGGAAGAAAATCGATCCGAAGCATGCGACCCCCAAGAACCGACCGAAGACTCAATCGAACAAGACGAAGAAAATTTTCGTGGGAGGCGTATCGCAGGAAACCTCCGCGGATGAAGTGAAGCAATATTTCAGTCAGTTCGGCAAGGTCGAGGAAACCGTAATGCTCATGGATCAGCAAACCAAGCGCCACCGCGGATTTGGATTCGTTACGTTCGAGAGTGAGGACGTGGTGGACCGGGTATGTGAGATTCACTTCCACACGATTAAGAACAAGAAGGTCGAATGTAAGAAGGCTCAACCGAAGGAAGCTGTAACACCCACTGCCCAGCAGCTGCTGCAGAAGCGAATCATTTTGGGTAATTTGGGACTGCCGATGGCAAGTCCGGCAGCAGCTCGTCTGGTTGGGGCCGCACAAGCTTCGGGTCCGCTGGTAAGTCAGCTAGCTAATCCTTTGATGGTACAAGCACAAGCGCAGGCTGCCCAGGCCGCTGCAGCGGCTGCCGCCATGCAAGTGCAGAACGGATTCGGGAAGGTCTTTACTACATATCCACCTACGCTGCATAGCTTCAGGTATGTCGCaaagataatttttattttgcaaacaaattttcaatctatttgtACACACACAGATACGCGCCATATCCAATTCCTTCGGCTGCTCAGCACGCAGCGGCCGCTGCCTCGGCAGCAAATCAGCTCTCTAATGCACAAGTAGCCAGCCACCAAGCTCATCATCAGCATGCATCGTCGATTACCGGAGCTGCTGGACAACAAGCACCCACACCAGCCGCAGCTGCGCCCCAGCAAGCGCAAGCTGCTACTCATCAGCTTGTTCCGGCGGGTATGGCTGCGAGTGGCAATCCCTACCAGGGTTACAGCCTGGCCAACGTCGATATGTCCAGCTTCCAGAACGTGGACTGGGGTTCGATGTACGGCATGGGAATGTATGTATAATTTTCTACTTCCCTATTTTAGTATGTTCTTAGTGCTTTCTCACCGAGCAACTTAAAAGCAACTAGTAAACAATAATGGttcattgtttttttaaatcgtGTGGGACAAACATAACACTTTGCAAAAGTGAGACAAGTTTCAGTATCAGAAAAGTTCATCCCGTCACGCGTCGGCTATCAGTCTACTTACTCATGGCGCGTGATGTGTGTAACAGTAACTTAATTTATAACCACTTTCTGTTTCATTTTAACGCTTAGTCTAACGTTTGTTTGTAAAGAGTAGAATTGTGTTGTATCGGGAATGTCGGAGAGTTTGTATGAAACTGTTTAATAAAATACTCCAAACACTAAGCTTCCGAATCAGCAGTAAAACACTATTTAAGAACTAGGTTTCGTATCGTAGCAATAACGGTTCCTCCCCAGATTGTATGTTTATACGCAAAAGCTCTTGTCCATTCCAAAATATTACTTACTTAATGAAACAACCCTTTATCATTGATTAGCATTGCATACCACTAGTACGTTATCCACTATCCGATTCTATTTGTGAGTTGTTTCAAGTACCGCTCAGTAGAACAATGGTAAAACATCGAAATATTGCGAGGCGGGAATACACTGCGAATGGATGTAACGCGACAATTGCGGCAGTGTATTTACTAGTAAAAAAATCACTATCACTAGCGTAGTGCATCGAAAAAGCGAAACagcatattttttgttatgatttgttCGATGCTATATTTTAGGTATGGAGGTTTATGTATTTTAAACTCAAAAATACTTTGTAAATTCAGTAGTTGTTTCGTTAAGTTATAGATCTCGTTCAAACGCGTATTTCTATAATACCCCTTCCTCTATTTTTATGTAGCGTACATCCATTTGTTCGATTTCGTTCGATGTTTCAGTTTATAATTACTAATTTTTATTGAATGTCGATATTTTAGTCTCATTTTCCGAATAATTAGTCAATTAACTTGAATAGATTCCTCTCGGTATACCCAAAAAGCTTTGCGTTTCCTAAAACGATTGTGCAGACGAGCATCTAATTATCGCAGTATTTCGAATAAAATAGTAGTATAACATGGTACAATTAGTACAAAACAAAAGGATCAATTATATTTAGTTTAGCTTTTATATATGTATATGTGATGGATGGTGTATTTATGTACTTTTTGTTTTTACGCGTAAATTATTCACTACTCTGCATTTTCATCGACACGATTTTCCACGTCATTTCCGTTTAGGTTGGTCTTATACTAGGTAGATACAATTTAATTTGTACAATATCAACTCGACTTTTACAGTGCATTTCAATGACCATGTCATTATTGGCTTTTCACCGTAGTATCATGTATTATTTGAATGAATTGTGTATAATAAGCAAATTGATATATTAATTACTTAATCTGAAGTTTAGCAAAACAACGCTTTTATCTAATTTATGTTTAGTGTTAGTGTACTCACATTTTATGTTTTACTCAAGCATCTCAATCTTTCTAttctatgaataaaataagcagAAAATCCACTTTCtttgtgtttattattttttttcgggTATCTAAACTAACGTTTCGCTGCGATAATTGCTAAACTAACTGAACGGACGGTGATGTA encodes:
- the LOC131684679 gene encoding RNA-binding protein Musashi homolog Rbp6 isoform X1; translation: MLFESPVAAAKMFPYSVPPPIQGSAAVPVQNLRLHGTTFSAGTLDASGLLEHDLHNALVPIKTANLLTPQAADFVAHQNRDQQQQQLDQKVLPNQHALVSNAATNTCASMTKANSTNGSSSGRSTPNSSSDPAPGKLFVGGLSWQTSSEKLSEYFGMFGKVTDVLIMKDPITQRSRGFGFITFQEPNSVDKVLQVPIHTLDGKKIDPKHATPKNRPKTQSNKTKKIFVGGVSQETSADEVKQYFSQFGKVEETVMLMDQQTKRHRGFGFVTFESEDVVDRVCEIHFHTIKNKKVECKKAQPKEAVTPTAQQLLQKRIILGNLGLPMASPAAARLVGAAQASGPLVSQLANPLMVQAQAQAAQAAAAAAAMQVQNGFGKVFTTYPPTLHSFRYAPYPIPSAAQHAAAAASAANQLSNAQVASHQAHHQHASSITGAAGQQAPTPAAAAPQQAQAATHQLVPAGMAASGNPYQGYSLANVDMSSFQNVDWGSMYGMGILFSEAHC
- the LOC131684679 gene encoding RNA-binding protein Musashi homolog Rbp6 isoform X2 → MLFESPVAAAKMFPYSVPPPIQGSAAVPVQNLSAGTLDASGLLEHDLHNALVPIKTANLLTPQAADFVAHQNRDQQQQQLDQKVLPNQHALVSNAATNTCASMTKANSTNGSSSGRSTPNSSSDPAPGKLFVGGLSWQTSSEKLSEYFGMFGKVTDVLIMKDPITQRSRGFGFITFQEPNSVDKVLQVPIHTLDGKKIDPKHATPKNRPKTQSNKTKKIFVGGVSQETSADEVKQYFSQFGKVEETVMLMDQQTKRHRGFGFVTFESEDVVDRVCEIHFHTIKNKKVECKKAQPKEAVTPTAQQLLQKRIILGNLGLPMASPAAARLVGAAQASGPLVSQLANPLMVQAQAQAAQAAAAAAAMQVQNGFGKVFTTYPPTLHSFRYAPYPIPSAAQHAAAAASAANQLSNAQVASHQAHHQHASSITGAAGQQAPTPAAAAPQQAQAATHQLVPAGMAASGNPYQGYSLANVDMSSFQNVDWGSMYGMGILFSEAHC